A genome region from Verrucomicrobiia bacterium includes the following:
- a CDS encoding integron integrase produces the protein MADPTSPQPSPSRAGGPERERTLGRLIPNPKLRFLDQCREVMRFKRFSPRTIEAYVHWTRQFILWSGKRHPKDLGGPEVRAFLGHLAAERQVAASTQNQALNALVFLYQEVVGMELGALGEFERAERPERVPVVLSREEVRALLDAMEGTPQLIARFLYGTGMRLLEGLRVRVKDLDFARGQVIVRGGKGDKDRVTMLPTSLREALQAQLHRARELHEKDLAAGFGEVWTPGAIRVKWPKAGREWGWQWVFPSAELSVDPETKARRRHHVTDAAVQRAVKLGAMKAGLLKRVSPHVLRHSFATHLLEGGTDIRTVQDLLGHKDVSTTQIYTHVMQKPGLGVRSPLDG, from the coding sequence ATGGCTGACCCTACCTCACCCCAGCCCTCTCCCTCCCGCGCAGGCGGGCCGGAGAGGGAGCGGACTTTGGGCCGCTTGATCCCCAATCCGAAGCTCCGGTTTCTGGACCAGTGCCGGGAGGTGATGCGGTTCAAACGGTTCTCGCCCCGCACGATCGAGGCGTATGTGCATTGGACGCGGCAGTTCATCCTGTGGAGCGGGAAGCGCCATCCCAAAGACCTGGGCGGACCGGAGGTGCGGGCGTTTCTCGGTCATCTGGCGGCGGAACGTCAGGTGGCGGCCTCGACGCAGAACCAGGCTTTGAACGCGCTGGTTTTCCTGTATCAGGAAGTGGTGGGGATGGAGTTGGGGGCGCTGGGCGAATTCGAGCGGGCGGAGCGACCGGAGCGGGTGCCGGTGGTGTTGAGTCGTGAGGAGGTGCGGGCATTGCTGGACGCGATGGAGGGGACGCCGCAGTTGATCGCGCGGTTTCTTTATGGCACGGGGATGCGGTTGCTGGAGGGGTTGCGAGTGCGGGTGAAGGATCTGGATTTTGCGCGCGGGCAGGTGATCGTGCGCGGCGGCAAGGGGGACAAGGACCGGGTGACAATGTTGCCGACAAGTTTGCGCGAGGCGTTGCAGGCGCAGTTGCACCGGGCGCGCGAGTTGCACGAGAAAGACTTGGCGGCGGGCTTCGGTGAGGTGTGGACGCCGGGGGCGATCCGGGTGAAGTGGCCCAAGGCGGGGCGGGAGTGGGGCTGGCAATGGGTGTTCCCGAGCGCGGAACTGAGCGTGGATCCGGAAACGAAGGCGCGTCGGCGTCATCACGTGACGGATGCAGCGGTGCAACGAGCCGTCAAGTTGGGCGCGATGAAGGCTGGCCTGCTCAAGCGCGTGTCGCCGCATGTGCTGCGCCATTCCTTCGCCACGCATCTGCTGGAGGGCGGCACGGACATCCGGACCGTGCAGGATTTGCTGGGGCACAAGGACGTGAGCACCACGCAGATTTACACCCACGTCATGCAGAAGCCGGGCCTCGGCGTGCGCAGTCCGCTGGATGGTTAA
- a CDS encoding sulfite exporter TauE/SafE family protein: MQLWTAFALGLAGSLHCAGMCGPLVLALPAAPGRWGTHLAGKLAYHAGRILTYATLGLLFGGLGQLLGLAGWQRWISVATGAAILLGVSAWPLRHTTVLISRPVGFLKAILGRLLRQHRLPAQFAFGAVNGLLPCGLVYWAGAAATTTGDALGGARYMALFGLGTVPMMLGLALAGRLLHLRLQRYWRKLVPVSFGLLAALLILRGLNLGIPYVSPHIDPTTPANASCCDSHAPTPGGRERLE; the protein is encoded by the coding sequence ATGCAACTCTGGACCGCCTTCGCCCTCGGCCTCGCCGGCAGCCTGCATTGCGCGGGTATGTGCGGTCCGCTGGTGCTGGCCCTGCCCGCCGCGCCGGGCCGGTGGGGAACGCACCTCGCGGGCAAACTCGCCTACCACGCGGGCCGCATCCTGACCTACGCGACGTTGGGATTGCTCTTTGGCGGGCTGGGGCAACTGCTCGGCCTCGCCGGCTGGCAACGCTGGATTTCCGTCGCGACCGGCGCCGCCATCCTGCTGGGCGTGTCCGCCTGGCCGCTGCGCCACACCACCGTGCTCATCTCCCGCCCCGTCGGGTTCCTGAAAGCCATCCTGGGACGCCTGCTGCGCCAGCACCGGCTGCCCGCGCAATTCGCGTTTGGCGCGGTGAACGGACTGCTCCCGTGCGGACTCGTTTATTGGGCCGGCGCCGCCGCCACCACCACCGGCGATGCCTTGGGCGGCGCGCGTTACATGGCGCTGTTCGGCCTCGGCACGGTGCCGATGATGCTGGGCCTCGCCCTGGCCGGCCGGCTCCTGCACCTGCGCCTGCAACGGTATTGGCGCAAACTCGTGCCCGTCAGCTTCGGCCTCCTGGCGGCGCTGCTCATTCTGCGCGGACTCAACCTGGGCATTCCCTACGTGAGCCCACACATCGATCCAACCACGCCCGCCAACGCATCCTGCTGCGACTCCCACGCGCCAACCCCTGGCGGGCGGGAGCGGCTCGAATAA
- a CDS encoding FixH family protein, producing the protein MKTFNPWPVSLIAFFSVAICSAVAFVIFCNRHKVDLVAADYYEQEVHYQDQLDRVHRAASLQAAATVRYDEAARRITVSLPASHRGAALKGWIQLYRPSSAKLDQTLPLQLDAQGTQAIDAAQLSTGLWHVRMSWKTGGADYYYDQKVIIGLRQVAQSQPDRPLNPRPPGPLPVPF; encoded by the coding sequence ATGAAAACGTTCAATCCCTGGCCCGTCAGCCTCATCGCCTTCTTTTCCGTCGCGATCTGCAGCGCCGTCGCCTTCGTCATCTTCTGCAACCGGCACAAGGTGGATCTCGTCGCCGCGGATTACTACGAACAGGAAGTGCATTACCAGGACCAGTTGGACCGCGTCCATCGCGCGGCTTCGTTGCAGGCGGCCGCCACCGTGCGCTACGACGAAGCGGCCCGGCGCATCACGGTGTCGCTCCCCGCGAGCCATCGCGGCGCCGCGTTGAAAGGCTGGATCCAGTTGTATCGGCCTTCATCCGCCAAACTGGATCAAACCCTGCCCCTGCAACTCGACGCCCAGGGGACCCAGGCCATCGACGCCGCGCAGTTGAGCACGGGGCTGTGGCACGTGCGCATGTCGTGGAAGACCGGCGGCGCGGATTATTATTACGATCAGAAAGTCATCATCGGCCTGCGTCAGGTGGCGCAAAGCCAGCCGGACCGACCGCTTAACCCTCGTCCGCCGGGCCCGCTGCCCGTGCCGTTCTGA
- the ccoG gene encoding cytochrome c oxidase accessory protein CcoG, with the protein MANEDQPKPASEERDSVQNVNWNDFRDHLSTADKEGHRVWLYPRKPRGRYYLARLWVSFGLIAVMFAGPFIHINGNPLLMINLPERRFSILGVIFWPQDNLIFAFGFLLFLTGIAVFTAAFGRLWCGWTCPQTVMMEMVFRRIEYWIEGDAPAQRALDRAPWSARKIFQKLAKHGLFLGLSFVIGNTLLAYIIGSDALLKIIRDNPASHLTGLTFMGLFTLLFYGIFARFREQACTFICPYGRFQSTLLDENTIVVAYDYKRGEKRGPLRRSQTAAERKTSGAGDCVDCHQCVAVCPTGIDIRNGTQMECVNCTACIDACDNVMTKIGRPRGLIRFASLNGIEKGERLRVTPRLIGYCTVLLLLGLGLVTLLLTRSDVDTALLRAPGGLFQTSPDGRISNLYLLKLTNKTHHDMPVELKLENIDGTLSVFGGQAVVPGEQQIESSVLVEIAPDQLASGNTPLVVGVYSGGKRLDTVKTIFIGPRR; encoded by the coding sequence ATGGCGAACGAAGACCAGCCCAAGCCCGCATCCGAGGAACGCGACAGCGTCCAGAACGTCAACTGGAACGACTTCCGCGATCATTTGTCCACGGCGGACAAGGAAGGGCATCGCGTGTGGCTGTATCCCCGGAAGCCGCGCGGGCGCTATTACCTCGCGCGGCTCTGGGTCAGCTTCGGGTTGATCGCCGTCATGTTTGCCGGACCGTTCATCCACATCAACGGCAACCCGCTGCTGATGATCAACCTGCCCGAGCGCAGGTTCTCGATTCTCGGCGTCATCTTCTGGCCGCAGGACAACCTGATCTTCGCGTTCGGCTTCCTGTTGTTCCTCACCGGCATTGCCGTGTTCACGGCGGCGTTCGGCCGGTTGTGGTGCGGCTGGACCTGCCCGCAGACCGTGATGATGGAAATGGTCTTCCGCCGCATCGAATACTGGATCGAAGGCGACGCGCCCGCGCAACGGGCACTCGACCGGGCGCCGTGGTCGGCCCGCAAAATCTTCCAGAAACTCGCCAAGCACGGCCTCTTCCTCGGGTTGTCCTTCGTCATCGGCAACACCCTGCTCGCCTACATCATCGGCAGCGACGCCTTGCTGAAGATCATTCGCGACAACCCGGCCAGCCACCTGACCGGCCTGACCTTCATGGGGTTGTTCACCCTGCTGTTCTACGGCATTTTCGCGCGGTTCCGCGAACAGGCCTGCACGTTCATCTGCCCCTACGGCCGCTTTCAATCCACCTTGCTGGACGAAAACACCATCGTCGTGGCCTACGATTACAAGCGCGGCGAGAAACGCGGCCCGCTGCGCCGGAGCCAGACCGCCGCGGAACGCAAAACCAGCGGGGCCGGCGATTGCGTGGACTGCCACCAGTGCGTCGCCGTGTGTCCAACGGGCATCGACATCCGGAACGGCACGCAAATGGAGTGCGTGAACTGCACCGCGTGCATCGACGCGTGCGACAACGTGATGACCAAAATCGGCCGGCCGCGCGGACTGATTCGCTTCGCCTCCCTGAACGGCATCGAAAAGGGCGAACGCCTCCGGGTGACGCCGCGCCTCATCGGTTACTGCACGGTGCTGCTCCTCCTGGGCCTTGGTCTGGTCACCCTCCTGCTTACCCGCTCCGACGTGGACACCGCCCTGCTCCGCGCGCCCGGCGGCCTGTTTCAAACCTCGCCGGACGGCCGCATCAGCAATCTCTATCTGCTCAAGCTCACCAACAAAACGCACCACGACATGCCGGTGGAACTGAAGCTGGAAAACATCGACGGCACGCTCAGTGTTTTTGGCGGCCAGGCGGTCGTGCCGGGCGAACAGCAAATCGAATCGTCCGTCCTGGTGGAAATCGCCCCCGACCAGCTCGCCTCCGGCAACACGCCGCTCGTCGTCGGCGTTTACTCGGGCGGCAAACGGCTCGACACCGTCAAAACCATTTTCATCGGCCCGCGCCGGTAA
- a CDS encoding cbb3-type cytochrome c oxidase N-terminal domain-containing protein: MNNEPQDPLLLDHEYDGIRELDNKLPRWWVWLFWSCNIFAVCYLGYYHVFARGSLATEGQMRTEYEAEMKAGNAIKQAAMAKFEAEMATQTPSPDPAVIAQGHQLFLKLCAPCHRPDGGGLVGPNLCDDYWIHGSNFVDNLRTIWNGVPAKGMVTWKGVLKPAEIYAAASYIYTLRGTHPVNPKPPENQAPVKTGPSEFE, translated from the coding sequence ATGAATAACGAACCCCAAGATCCGCTGTTGCTCGATCACGAGTATGATGGCATCCGCGAGCTCGACAACAAACTCCCGCGCTGGTGGGTGTGGTTGTTCTGGAGCTGCAACATTTTCGCGGTGTGCTACCTGGGCTATTACCACGTGTTCGCCCGCGGCAGTCTCGCCACCGAAGGCCAGATGCGCACCGAATACGAGGCCGAAATGAAGGCGGGCAACGCCATCAAACAGGCGGCCATGGCGAAGTTCGAGGCGGAAATGGCCACCCAGACGCCTTCGCCGGACCCCGCCGTCATCGCCCAGGGCCATCAGCTCTTCCTCAAGCTCTGCGCCCCGTGTCATCGGCCGGATGGCGGCGGCCTCGTCGGCCCGAACTTGTGCGACGATTACTGGATTCACGGTTCGAACTTCGTGGACAACCTCCGCACCATCTGGAACGGCGTGCCCGCCAAGGGCATGGTCACGTGGAAGGGCGTGCTGAAGCCGGCGGAGATTTATGCCGCCGCCAGCTACATTTACACGCTGCGCGGAACCCATCCCGTGAACCCAAAACCGCCCGAGAATCAGGCGCCCGTGAAAACCGGCCCGTCGGAGTTTGAATAA
- the ccoN gene encoding cytochrome-c oxidase, cbb3-type subunit I: MTNVETFKYDNRVVRAFAIATAFWGLIGTAAGLLIACQLFWPDLNLNTPFTTFGRIRPLHTNAVIFAFVGNGMFTGIYYSLQRLCKARMFSDGLSWFNFWGWNAIIVSAAITLPLGLTTSKEYAELEWPIDIAIAVVWVAFTVNLLGTILRRREKHMYVAIWFYIATAITVALLHIFNSLEVPASLFKSYSIYAGVQDALVQWWYGHNAVAFFLTTPYLGLMYYFLPKASGRPVFSYRLSIIHFWALIFVYIWAGPHHLLYTALPDWAQSLGMAFSVMLIAPSWGGMLNGLLTLRGAWDKVRQEPMLKFMVVAVTAYGMATLEGPTLAIKSVNALSHYTDWTIAHVHTGALGWNGFLTFSMLYWLFPRLWNTKLWSTKLANYHFWIGLLGMMFYVVPMYVSGVTQGLMWKQFTPDGFLQYPNFLETVIRIVPLYKLRALGGSLYVFGIVLMIVNLYKTAKAGQFIGDEEVQAAVDRAPEHATKGHWHRWLEGVPVTFTVLTTLAVMVGGLIEIVPLFLVKENVPAIASVKPYTPLEVMGRDIYIREGCVGCHSQMVRPFRSETERYGEYSKAGEFVYDHPFLWGSKRTGPDLHRIGGKYPDAWHYNHMENPRSTSPGSIMPNYPWLFSQTIDTNALPGRLKALRTVGVPYPAGYENGPAQKELAAQAEKVVQNLKAGSITNAPADREIIALIAFLQRLGTDIKSAPAATNVTTTAALTR, encoded by the coding sequence ATGACGAACGTAGAAACCTTCAAATACGACAACCGCGTTGTCCGCGCGTTTGCCATCGCCACCGCCTTCTGGGGGTTGATTGGCACTGCCGCGGGACTGCTGATTGCCTGCCAGTTGTTCTGGCCGGACCTGAACCTCAACACGCCCTTCACCACGTTTGGTCGCATCCGGCCGCTGCACACGAATGCGGTGATCTTCGCCTTCGTGGGCAACGGCATGTTCACCGGCATCTACTATTCGCTGCAACGGCTCTGCAAGGCCCGCATGTTCAGCGACGGGTTGAGCTGGTTCAATTTCTGGGGCTGGAACGCCATCATCGTTTCCGCCGCCATCACGCTGCCGCTCGGGCTCACCACCTCGAAGGAATACGCGGAGCTCGAATGGCCGATCGACATCGCCATCGCGGTCGTCTGGGTCGCGTTCACCGTGAACCTGCTGGGCACCATCCTCCGGCGGCGCGAGAAGCACATGTATGTCGCGATCTGGTTCTACATCGCGACGGCCATCACGGTCGCCCTGCTGCACATTTTCAATTCGCTCGAAGTGCCGGCCAGCCTGTTCAAGAGCTACTCGATTTACGCCGGTGTGCAGGACGCGCTCGTGCAGTGGTGGTATGGCCACAACGCGGTGGCGTTCTTCCTGACCACGCCCTACCTCGGCCTGATGTATTACTTCCTGCCGAAGGCGTCGGGCCGGCCGGTGTTCAGCTACCGGCTCTCGATCATTCACTTCTGGGCGCTGATCTTCGTTTACATCTGGGCGGGGCCGCATCACCTGCTCTACACCGCGCTGCCCGACTGGGCGCAGTCGCTGGGCATGGCCTTCTCCGTGATGCTCATCGCGCCGAGCTGGGGCGGCATGTTGAACGGCCTCCTGACCTTGCGTGGCGCGTGGGACAAGGTGCGGCAGGAGCCCATGCTCAAGTTCATGGTCGTGGCCGTCACCGCCTACGGCATGGCGACGCTCGAAGGCCCGACGCTCGCCATCAAGAGCGTGAACGCGCTGTCGCACTACACGGACTGGACGATTGCGCACGTGCACACCGGCGCGCTCGGGTGGAACGGCTTCCTCACGTTCTCCATGCTCTACTGGCTGTTCCCGCGGCTGTGGAACACCAAGCTCTGGTCCACCAAGCTGGCCAACTACCATTTCTGGATCGGCCTGCTGGGCATGATGTTTTACGTGGTGCCGATGTATGTCAGCGGCGTGACGCAGGGGTTGATGTGGAAACAATTCACGCCGGACGGCTTCCTGCAATACCCGAACTTCCTCGAGACAGTCATCCGCATCGTGCCGCTCTACAAGCTGCGCGCGCTCGGCGGTTCGCTGTATGTGTTCGGCATCGTGCTGATGATCGTCAATCTCTACAAGACCGCCAAAGCCGGCCAGTTCATCGGCGACGAGGAGGTGCAGGCGGCGGTGGACCGCGCGCCGGAGCACGCCACGAAAGGTCACTGGCACCGCTGGCTCGAGGGCGTGCCGGTCACCTTCACCGTGCTGACGACGCTCGCCGTCATGGTTGGCGGCCTCATCGAAATCGTCCCCCTGTTCCTCGTGAAGGAGAACGTTCCGGCCATCGCCAGCGTGAAGCCCTACACGCCGCTCGAGGTCATGGGGCGCGACATCTACATCCGTGAAGGCTGCGTGGGCTGCCATTCGCAGATGGTGCGGCCGTTCCGCTCCGAGACCGAACGCTACGGCGAATACTCCAAGGCCGGCGAATTCGTTTACGATCATCCGTTCCTGTGGGGCTCGAAGCGCACGGGGCCGGACCTGCACCGCATCGGCGGCAAATATCCCGACGCGTGGCATTACAACCACATGGAGAATCCACGCTCGACCTCGCCGGGTTCGATCATGCCGAATTATCCGTGGCTGTTCTCACAGACCATCGACACCAACGCCCTGCCCGGCCGGCTGAAGGCGCTGCGCACGGTCGGCGTGCCCTACCCCGCCGGCTACGAGAACGGCCCGGCGCAAAAGGAGCTGGCCGCGCAGGCGGAAAAGGTCGTGCAGAACTTGAAGGCCGGTTCCATCACGAACGCGCCCGCCGACCGCGAAATCATCGCGCTGATTGCGTTCCTGCAACGGCTCGGCACGGACATCAAGTCCGCGCCTGCGGCCACGAACGTCACCACCACCGCCGCCTTAACCCGCTGA
- the ccoS gene encoding cbb3-type cytochrome oxidase assembly protein CcoS, translating into MNALYLMLPASLLLAGLFLVAYIWSVRSGQFEDTETPALRMLPEDPPLSPKATDLETRNPNTPT; encoded by the coding sequence GTGAACGCCCTGTATCTCATGCTGCCCGCGAGCCTGCTGCTGGCCGGCCTCTTTCTGGTGGCCTACATCTGGTCCGTGCGTTCCGGGCAATTCGAGGACACCGAGACGCCCGCGCTGCGCATGCTGCCAGAGGACCCGCCCCTTTCGCCCAAAGCCACTGACTTGGAAACCCGGAACCCAAACACACCAACATGA
- a CDS encoding heavy metal translocating P-type ATPase metal-binding domain-containing protein, which yields MAETITIDAPTPVPDGPAAAVCCRHCGLPCRAGAVHAGGHDFCCAGCQTVFEILTENGLSHFYQLNERAGVTIRRPTRREQFLFLDEPPVRAKLVDFSDGQVSRVTFTIPSMHCIACVWLLENLFRLKPGIGRSTVHFARKELAVQFTDAQVTLSELVTLLASLGYEPALSLGSLDGAQRTPTDRRLLLQIGVAGFAFGNIMLISICLYHGLDSVSAVRFTPVFGWLSLLLALPVLVYSAADYWRAAGTCVRQRVLTIELPIAAGLVALFAQSVHAVLAHTGAAYFDSLCGLIFFLLIGRWFQQKSYERLSFERDYKSFFPLSVVRLGARGEETVPLSALAVGDRLRLRHGELVPADARIVGGTGLIDYSFVTGEAEPVAKQVNDLVYAGGQQRGGLLELETVKPVSQSYLTSLWNHEAFTKPRARPLDSVLNRYARRFTAAVAVIALGAGLAWWLQGQTPLAWKAFTSILIVACPCALALSAPFALGTAQRVLGRQNIFVKNPQVLETLARVDAVVFDKTGTLTAPGGARVEFTGAALSAGEQAWLAAVTRQSTHPLPVRIAAALERDWPAANVTAFAEKPGCGVAATVDGHAVLLGSARWLGEQGLALPPAATERSASVYLAVDGKYRGAFTMSSPLRAGLTDLVRDLAPQHELVLLSGDSAREQARFQALFGTAAHLHFHQTPQDKLEFIQHRQAEGQTVMMVGDGLNDAGALRQSDIGVAVVENIGAFSPASDIILAAADVARLADVLRFAKAAVRIVWLSIALSAAYNVAGLAIAASGRLSPLVCAVLMPVSSISVVAFACGVTRWAARRAGFGPRSRLTAGAAGAVRGARPDDLAFAPGGAA from the coding sequence ATGGCCGAAACGATTACCATCGACGCCCCAACGCCGGTCCCCGACGGACCGGCGGCGGCGGTTTGCTGCCGGCATTGCGGCCTGCCGTGCCGGGCCGGCGCCGTCCACGCGGGCGGGCATGACTTCTGTTGCGCGGGCTGCCAGACCGTTTTTGAAATTCTCACCGAAAACGGCCTGAGCCACTTCTACCAGCTCAACGAACGGGCGGGCGTTACCATCCGGCGGCCCACGCGCCGGGAACAGTTCCTTTTCCTGGACGAGCCCCCGGTGCGGGCGAAGCTGGTGGATTTCAGCGACGGCCAGGTCAGCCGCGTCACGTTCACCATTCCCAGCATGCATTGCATTGCGTGCGTCTGGCTGCTGGAAAACCTGTTCCGGCTCAAGCCCGGCATCGGCCGGTCCACGGTCCATTTCGCGAGGAAGGAACTCGCCGTTCAATTCACTGACGCGCAGGTGACCCTGAGTGAACTGGTCACCCTGCTGGCGTCCCTCGGCTACGAGCCCGCGTTGAGCCTGGGCAGCCTCGACGGCGCGCAACGGACACCGACCGACCGCCGGCTGCTCCTGCAAATCGGCGTGGCCGGCTTTGCCTTTGGGAACATCATGCTCATCAGCATCTGCCTCTATCATGGGCTCGATTCGGTGAGCGCGGTGCGGTTCACGCCGGTTTTCGGCTGGTTGTCGCTGCTGCTGGCCCTGCCGGTGCTGGTTTACAGCGCGGCGGATTACTGGCGCGCCGCCGGGACGTGCGTGCGGCAGCGCGTGCTGACCATCGAACTGCCCATCGCCGCCGGCCTCGTCGCCCTCTTTGCGCAAAGCGTTCACGCCGTGCTGGCGCACACCGGCGCGGCCTACTTTGATTCCCTCTGCGGGCTGATTTTCTTCCTGCTCATCGGCCGCTGGTTCCAGCAAAAGAGCTACGAACGGTTGAGCTTCGAGCGCGACTACAAATCGTTCTTCCCGTTGTCGGTCGTGCGCCTGGGCGCGCGCGGCGAGGAAACGGTGCCGCTGTCCGCGCTGGCCGTCGGCGACCGGCTCCGGCTGCGGCATGGCGAGCTGGTTCCAGCGGACGCCCGCATCGTCGGCGGCACCGGGCTGATCGATTACAGCTTCGTCACCGGCGAAGCCGAGCCGGTGGCCAAACAGGTCAACGACCTCGTTTACGCCGGCGGCCAGCAACGGGGCGGGCTGCTCGAATTGGAAACCGTCAAGCCCGTGTCGCAAAGCTACCTTACGTCGCTCTGGAATCACGAGGCGTTCACCAAGCCCCGCGCGCGCCCGCTGGATTCCGTGCTCAACCGCTACGCGCGGCGGTTCACCGCCGCCGTGGCCGTGATCGCCCTCGGCGCCGGGCTCGCGTGGTGGCTTCAAGGCCAAACGCCCCTCGCCTGGAAAGCGTTCACCTCAATCTTGATTGTCGCCTGTCCGTGCGCGCTGGCCTTGAGCGCGCCGTTCGCGCTGGGCACGGCGCAACGCGTGCTCGGCCGGCAAAACATCTTCGTCAAAAATCCACAGGTGCTCGAAACCCTCGCGCGGGTGGATGCCGTCGTGTTCGACAAAACGGGCACGCTCACCGCGCCCGGCGGGGCCCGCGTTGAATTCACCGGCGCCGCCCTGTCGGCCGGGGAACAGGCCTGGCTGGCGGCGGTCACCCGGCAGTCCACGCACCCCCTGCCCGTCCGCATCGCGGCCGCGCTCGAGCGGGATTGGCCGGCCGCCAACGTGACTGCCTTTGCGGAAAAACCGGGTTGCGGCGTGGCCGCCACCGTCGATGGCCACGCGGTGCTGCTCGGTTCCGCGCGTTGGCTGGGCGAACAGGGACTGGCCCTGCCACCGGCCGCAACTGAACGCAGCGCCTCGGTGTATCTGGCAGTGGACGGCAAGTATCGCGGCGCGTTCACGATGTCCTCGCCGTTGCGCGCGGGTCTGACGGACCTGGTGCGCGATCTGGCCCCGCAACATGAACTGGTGCTGTTGAGCGGCGACAGTGCCCGGGAACAGGCCCGGTTTCAGGCGCTGTTCGGCACCGCAGCCCATTTGCACTTCCACCAGACGCCCCAGGACAAGCTTGAGTTCATCCAGCACCGGCAGGCGGAAGGCCAAACGGTGATGATGGTGGGCGACGGTCTGAACGACGCCGGCGCCCTGCGCCAAAGCGACATCGGCGTGGCGGTGGTGGAAAACATCGGCGCCTTTTCGCCGGCCAGCGACATCATCCTCGCCGCGGCGGACGTGGCGCGCCTGGCCGACGTGCTGCGTTTCGCGAAAGCCGCGGTGCGCATCGTCTGGTTGAGCATCGCCCTGTCGGCGGCCTACAACGTCGCCGGGCTGGCCATCGCCGCCAGCGGCCGGCTGTCGCCGCTCGTCTGTGCCGTGTTGATGCCGGTGAGTTCGATTTCCGTGGTGGCTTTCGCCTGTGGCGTCACGCGCTGGGCGGCGCGCCGGGCCGGGTTCGGCCCCCGGAGCCGCCTGACCGCAGGCGCAGCCGGCGCGGTTCGCGGCGCCCGCCCGGACGACCTGGCTTTCGCCCCCGGAGGTGCTGCGTGA